In the genome of Neofelis nebulosa isolate mNeoNeb1 chromosome 8, mNeoNeb1.pri, whole genome shotgun sequence, one region contains:
- the CLEC4E gene encoding C-type lectin domain family 4 member E isoform X2: MDSFSLDLSNKIVLDSETDERRRERERERERERMNSSQPSTSQGTEKGHFSSQRLLWTVAGVSILLLSVCFITRCVGSVKNCCPSSWIHFQSSCYLFSTNTMSWASSVKNCSNMGAHLVVINTQEEQEFLFYAKPKRREFYIGLTDQVIEGQWQWVDGTPFTEALSFWDEGEPNNIVTVEDCATIRDSSNPRKNWNDVPCFFNVFRICEMPEISALNNKKIF, from the exons atggattcATTTTCCTTAGATCTTAGCAACAAAATAGTACTGGACTCAGAAACtgatgagagaaggagagagagagagagagagagagagagagagagaatgaattcatCCCAACCATCTACATCACAAGGCACAG AGAAAGGACACTTCTCTTCCCAAAGGCTCTTATGGACTGTTGCTGGGGTCTCCATTCTACTGCTCAGTGTCTGTTTTATCACCAGATGTGTTG GTTCAGTCAAGAATTGTTGTCCGTCGAGCTGGATCCATTTTCAATCTAGCTGCTACTTATTTTCTACTAACACCATGTCCTGGGCATCAAGCGTAAAAAACTGCTCAAACATGGGAGCACATCTGGTTGTTATCAACACACAGGAGGAGCAG GAATTTCTTTTCTACGCGAAACCGAAAAGGAGAGAGTTTTATATTGGACTGACAGACCAGGTGATTGAGGGTCAGTGGCAATGGGTAGATGGCACACCTTTCACAGAAGCTCTGAG cttctgggacGAAGGGGAGCCCAACAATATAGTTACAGTGGAGGACTGTGCTACCATACGAGACTCTTCAAATCCGAGGAAAAATTGGAATGACGTGCCCTGTTTCTTCAATGTGTTTCGGATTTGTGAAATGCCTGAAATAAGTGCTttgaataacaaaaaaatcttcTGA
- the CLEC4E gene encoding C-type lectin domain family 4 member E isoform X1: MDSFSLDLSNKIVLDSETDERRRERERERERERMNSSQPSTSQGTEKGHFSSQRLLWTVAGVSILLLSVCFITRCVVTYHSFQLCDEKKFQPYEDLMDFSCYKDGSGSVKNCCPSSWIHFQSSCYLFSTNTMSWASSVKNCSNMGAHLVVINTQEEQEFLFYAKPKRREFYIGLTDQVIEGQWQWVDGTPFTEALSFWDEGEPNNIVTVEDCATIRDSSNPRKNWNDVPCFFNVFRICEMPEISALNNKKIF, from the exons atggattcATTTTCCTTAGATCTTAGCAACAAAATAGTACTGGACTCAGAAACtgatgagagaaggagagagagagagagagagagagagagagagagaatgaattcatCCCAACCATCTACATCACAAGGCACAG AGAAAGGACACTTCTCTTCCCAAAGGCTCTTATGGACTGTTGCTGGGGTCTCCATTCTACTGCTCAGTGTCTGTTTTATCACCAGATGTGTTG TGACGTATCATAGCTTTCAACTCTGTGATGAGAAAAAGTTCCAGCCATATGAGGATTTAATGGACTTCTCCTGCTACAAAGATGGATCGG GTTCAGTCAAGAATTGTTGTCCGTCGAGCTGGATCCATTTTCAATCTAGCTGCTACTTATTTTCTACTAACACCATGTCCTGGGCATCAAGCGTAAAAAACTGCTCAAACATGGGAGCACATCTGGTTGTTATCAACACACAGGAGGAGCAG GAATTTCTTTTCTACGCGAAACCGAAAAGGAGAGAGTTTTATATTGGACTGACAGACCAGGTGATTGAGGGTCAGTGGCAATGGGTAGATGGCACACCTTTCACAGAAGCTCTGAG cttctgggacGAAGGGGAGCCCAACAATATAGTTACAGTGGAGGACTGTGCTACCATACGAGACTCTTCAAATCCGAGGAAAAATTGGAATGACGTGCCCTGTTTCTTCAATGTGTTTCGGATTTGTGAAATGCCTGAAATAAGTGCTttgaataacaaaaaaatcttcTGA
- the CLEC4E gene encoding C-type lectin domain family 4 member E isoform X3, with protein sequence MNSSQPSTSQGTEKGHFSSQRLLWTVAGVSILLLSVCFITRCVVTYHSFQLCDEKKFQPYEDLMDFSCYKDGSGSVKNCCPSSWIHFQSSCYLFSTNTMSWASSVKNCSNMGAHLVVINTQEEQEFLFYAKPKRREFYIGLTDQVIEGQWQWVDGTPFTEALSFWDEGEPNNIVTVEDCATIRDSSNPRKNWNDVPCFFNVFRICEMPEISALNNKKIF encoded by the exons atgaattcatCCCAACCATCTACATCACAAGGCACAG AGAAAGGACACTTCTCTTCCCAAAGGCTCTTATGGACTGTTGCTGGGGTCTCCATTCTACTGCTCAGTGTCTGTTTTATCACCAGATGTGTTG TGACGTATCATAGCTTTCAACTCTGTGATGAGAAAAAGTTCCAGCCATATGAGGATTTAATGGACTTCTCCTGCTACAAAGATGGATCGG GTTCAGTCAAGAATTGTTGTCCGTCGAGCTGGATCCATTTTCAATCTAGCTGCTACTTATTTTCTACTAACACCATGTCCTGGGCATCAAGCGTAAAAAACTGCTCAAACATGGGAGCACATCTGGTTGTTATCAACACACAGGAGGAGCAG GAATTTCTTTTCTACGCGAAACCGAAAAGGAGAGAGTTTTATATTGGACTGACAGACCAGGTGATTGAGGGTCAGTGGCAATGGGTAGATGGCACACCTTTCACAGAAGCTCTGAG cttctgggacGAAGGGGAGCCCAACAATATAGTTACAGTGGAGGACTGTGCTACCATACGAGACTCTTCAAATCCGAGGAAAAATTGGAATGACGTGCCCTGTTTCTTCAATGTGTTTCGGATTTGTGAAATGCCTGAAATAAGTGCTttgaataacaaaaaaatcttcTGA
- the CLEC4E gene encoding C-type lectin domain family 4 member E isoform X4 has translation MDSFSLDLSNKIVLDSETDERRRERERERERERMNSSQPSTSQGTEKGHFSSQRLLWTVAGVSILLLSVCFITRCVVTYHSFQLCDEKKFQPYEDLMDFSCYKDGSGSVKNCCPSSWIHFQSSCYLFSTNTMSWASSVKNCSNMGAHLVVINTQEEQEFLFYAKPKRREFYIGLTDQLLGRRGAQQYSYSGGLCYHTRLFKSEEKLE, from the exons atggattcATTTTCCTTAGATCTTAGCAACAAAATAGTACTGGACTCAGAAACtgatgagagaaggagagagagagagagagagagagagagagagagaatgaattcatCCCAACCATCTACATCACAAGGCACAG AGAAAGGACACTTCTCTTCCCAAAGGCTCTTATGGACTGTTGCTGGGGTCTCCATTCTACTGCTCAGTGTCTGTTTTATCACCAGATGTGTTG TGACGTATCATAGCTTTCAACTCTGTGATGAGAAAAAGTTCCAGCCATATGAGGATTTAATGGACTTCTCCTGCTACAAAGATGGATCGG GTTCAGTCAAGAATTGTTGTCCGTCGAGCTGGATCCATTTTCAATCTAGCTGCTACTTATTTTCTACTAACACCATGTCCTGGGCATCAAGCGTAAAAAACTGCTCAAACATGGGAGCACATCTGGTTGTTATCAACACACAGGAGGAGCAG GAATTTCTTTTCTACGCGAAACCGAAAAGGAGAGAGTTTTATATTGGACTGACAGACCAG cttctgggacGAAGGGGAGCCCAACAATATAGTTACAGTGGAGGACTGTGCTACCATACGAGACTCTTCAAATCCGAGGAAAAATTGGAATGA